One genomic segment of Rhodothermales bacterium includes these proteins:
- the nqrE gene encoding NADH:ubiquinone reductase (Na(+)-transporting) subunit E, whose product MELVNIFIKSAFIENMILAYFLGMCSFLAVSKTVKTAFGLGLAVIFVLGITTPMNWLVDTYLLKEGALAGISPAFADVDLSFLQFIVFIAVIASIVQLVEIIVERFFPALYNSLGIFLPLITVNCSILGGALFMVEREYSFTESSVFGVGAGFGFFLAIVAIASIRERLRYAHIPAPLRGLGIAFIITGLMGIAFMSFAGIQL is encoded by the coding sequence ATGGAACTGGTCAACATCTTTATCAAGTCCGCCTTTATCGAGAACATGATCCTCGCCTACTTCCTGGGGATGTGCTCGTTTCTGGCGGTTTCGAAGACAGTAAAAACAGCGTTTGGCCTCGGGCTCGCGGTCATCTTCGTGCTGGGCATCACGACGCCGATGAACTGGCTGGTGGATACCTACCTGCTCAAGGAAGGGGCCCTGGCGGGCATTTCGCCGGCGTTTGCCGATGTCGACCTCTCTTTCCTCCAGTTCATCGTGTTCATCGCGGTGATTGCGTCGATCGTGCAGCTGGTAGAAATCATCGTCGAGCGCTTCTTCCCGGCGCTGTATAACTCGCTCGGCATCTTCCTCCCGCTGATCACCGTGAACTGCTCGATCCTGGGCGGCGCGTTGTTCATGGTGGAACGTGAGTACTCGTTCACCGAATCGTCCGTCTTCGGCGTCGGAGCCGGGTTCGGCTTTTTCCTGGCTATCGTGGCGATCGCTTCGATCCGGGAACGCCTGCGGTATGCGCACATCCCGGCTCCGCTCCGCGGGCTGGGCATCGCGTTTATCATTACCGGGCTGATGGGCATCGCGTTCATGAGCTTTGCCGGTATCCAACTGTAA
- a CDS encoding Na(+)-translocating NADH-quinone reductase subunit A yields the protein MNNSVIKLKRGYDINLRGKAEKTFLDIAQPKLFALQPRDILGISPMPKLHVKEGDEVKAGQPIYFDKPSPTVQYCAPMSGEIVEVRRGQKRAIEAVVILADSKVEFYDHGRLSDRATREEIVQYLVKSGAWVLMRQRPFNVVPEPDVVPRDIFISCFDTSPLAPDYGMLMQGKESAFQQGLRVLGKLTSGRVHLGLPPTGPEVFTRAEGVVKHTFSGPHPAGNVGVHIHHVAPIRKGDVVWVVKPQDVAIIGRLATDGIFDAQRTVAVVGDELTKTGYFKTRIGAALKPMLEGRLKNDHVRVISGNPLTGTRTAKDGFLGLFDDQLTIIEEGDRPEFLGWLFPSYPRPSLSRTFLSYLTPNKEFHVNTNNHGELRAYVMTGEYEAVVPMDIYPQHLIKSILYRDFDQMEGLGIYEVVEEDLALCEFVCTSKQPVQNILREGLDAMRVEG from the coding sequence ATGAACAATAGCGTTATCAAGCTCAAGCGAGGATACGACATTAATCTGCGCGGGAAAGCGGAAAAAACGTTCCTCGATATTGCGCAGCCGAAGCTTTTTGCCCTCCAGCCGCGCGACATCCTCGGGATTTCTCCGATGCCCAAGCTGCACGTGAAAGAGGGCGACGAGGTAAAGGCAGGGCAGCCGATCTACTTTGACAAGCCCTCGCCGACCGTGCAATACTGCGCACCCATGAGCGGCGAGATCGTCGAAGTGCGTCGCGGTCAGAAACGCGCCATCGAAGCGGTGGTGATTCTGGCGGATTCGAAGGTCGAGTTCTACGACCATGGCCGTCTGTCTGACAGAGCGACGCGTGAAGAAATTGTCCAGTATCTGGTCAAGTCGGGCGCGTGGGTGCTGATGCGCCAGCGCCCGTTTAACGTTGTGCCGGAGCCTGATGTCGTCCCCCGGGACATTTTTATCTCCTGCTTCGACACCTCGCCGCTGGCGCCCGATTACGGGATGCTGATGCAGGGCAAAGAATCGGCTTTTCAGCAGGGCCTTCGCGTGCTGGGCAAGCTGACGAGCGGCCGGGTGCACCTGGGCCTCCCGCCTACGGGTCCCGAAGTGTTTACCCGGGCCGAAGGCGTGGTGAAACACACCTTCTCCGGACCCCACCCCGCCGGCAACGTCGGCGTGCACATCCACCACGTCGCTCCGATCCGTAAAGGCGACGTCGTGTGGGTGGTGAAGCCGCAGGATGTGGCCATCATCGGCCGGCTGGCGACGGATGGCATTTTCGATGCGCAGCGGACCGTCGCCGTGGTGGGGGACGAGTTGACGAAGACGGGCTATTTCAAGACGCGTATCGGCGCGGCCCTCAAGCCGATGCTCGAAGGCCGCCTTAAAAACGACCACGTGCGCGTCATCTCCGGTAATCCCCTCACCGGCACCCGCACCGCAAAGGACGGCTTCCTGGGCCTTTTCGACGATCAGCTTACGATCATCGAAGAGGGCGACCGCCCCGAATTTCTCGGCTGGCTGTTCCCATCCTACCCCCGGCCGTCCCTCTCTCGTACCTTTTTGTCGTACCTGACCCCGAACAAGGAATTCCACGTCAACACGAACAATCACGGCGAACTGCGCGCCTACGTGATGACCGGGGAATACGAGGCCGTGGTGCCCATGGACATCTACCCGCAGCATCTCATCAAGTCGATTCTCTATCGGGATTTCGACCAGATGGAAGGGTTGGGTATCTACGAAGTGGTCGAGGAAGATCTGGCGTTGTGCGAGTTTGTGTGCACGTCCAAACAACCTGTCCAGAACATTTTGCGTGAAGGCCTCGACGCCATGCGCGTCGAAGGATAA
- a CDS encoding NADH:ubiquinone reductase (Na(+)-transporting) subunit D: MSTETAAVATGVKLTEPQEALFSKKNRRLLTDPFNDTNPITVQVLGVCSALAVTTQMKAAFVMALSVMVVVGLSNLTISLIRNSIPSRIRMIVQLTVIAALVVLVDQVLKAFVYDVSRQLSVYIGLIITNCIVMGRLEAFAMANRPWPSFLDGLGNGAGYGVILLVVAFFRELFGSGTLFGFNVIPQAAYDMGYVNNGVMLTSAAAMFIIGIIIWIQRSVNAKLVDVS, translated from the coding sequence ATGAGTACGGAAACTGCCGCCGTCGCAACGGGGGTCAAGCTCACAGAGCCGCAAGAGGCGTTGTTCTCGAAGAAGAACCGCCGGCTGCTGACCGACCCATTCAACGACACCAACCCGATTACGGTGCAAGTACTGGGCGTCTGCTCGGCCCTGGCTGTCACGACTCAGATGAAAGCGGCGTTCGTCATGGCCCTCTCGGTGATGGTCGTGGTCGGTCTATCCAACCTGACGATATCCCTCATCCGCAACTCGATCCCTTCGCGCATCCGCATGATCGTGCAGCTGACGGTCATCGCGGCGCTGGTGGTGCTGGTCGACCAGGTCCTCAAGGCATTTGTGTACGACGTAAGCCGGCAGCTGTCGGTCTACATCGGCCTCATCATTACGAACTGCATCGTGATGGGCCGCCTCGAAGCCTTTGCGATGGCGAACCGCCCGTGGCCGTCGTTCCTGGACGGGCTGGGCAACGGCGCCGGCTACGGCGTCATCCTGCTGGTGGTGGCCTTCTTCCGGGAATTGTTCGGCTCGGGCACCCTGTTCGGCTTCAACGTGATTCCGCAGGCCGCCTACGACATGGGTTATGTTAATAACGGCGTGATGCTCACCTCCGCCGCCGCGATGTTTATCATCGGCATCATCATCTGGATTCAGCGCTCCGTCAACGCGAAGCTCGTCGACGTATCCTGA
- a CDS encoding NADH:ubiquinone reductase (Na(+)-transporting) subunit B has translation MKLFENLLGKVKPHFAKGGKLEKYYYGFDALETFLFVPGHASDPGGTHIKDGIDLKRTMFTVVIAMVPCLLFGIWNVGHQHFLALGEFIGAGEGFMDKILYGAIKVLPIVIVSYGVGLGIEFGIAIAKKHPVNEGFLVSGMLIPLVMPPTIPLWMVALATAFAVLLGKEAFGGTGMNILNVALTARVFLFFAYPIYMSGDAVWIAGDPALFVDGFSGATPLGVAYLDGMAGLASMQHVSYDLSSLILGTIPGSIGETSFIAIGIGAVILLVTGIASWRIMASMMAGAYVTAVVFAVTGIDPFLGVPPHYHLFMGSLLFAAVFMATDPVTAAQTTRGKFIYGFLIGIFGMIIRVLNPAYPEGWMLAILLMNVFAPTIDHLVVQSNIKRRLSRALK, from the coding sequence ATGAAACTGTTTGAAAACCTCCTCGGAAAGGTAAAACCGCATTTCGCGAAAGGAGGAAAGTTAGAAAAGTACTATTACGGCTTCGATGCGCTGGAGACCTTTCTCTTTGTGCCGGGCCATGCCAGCGATCCGGGCGGGACGCACATTAAGGACGGCATCGACCTCAAGCGGACGATGTTCACCGTCGTGATCGCGATGGTGCCATGCCTCCTGTTCGGTATCTGGAATGTCGGGCACCAGCACTTCCTGGCTCTGGGCGAGTTTATTGGCGCCGGCGAAGGGTTCATGGATAAGATACTGTATGGCGCGATCAAGGTGTTGCCCATCGTGATCGTGTCCTACGGCGTCGGTCTGGGGATCGAGTTCGGGATCGCTATCGCCAAAAAGCATCCGGTCAACGAGGGCTTCCTCGTCTCGGGTATGCTGATCCCGCTGGTGATGCCTCCCACGATCCCGCTCTGGATGGTCGCCCTCGCCACGGCGTTCGCCGTCTTGCTGGGTAAGGAGGCGTTTGGCGGTACCGGGATGAACATACTCAACGTGGCGCTGACGGCGCGCGTGTTCCTCTTTTTCGCCTACCCGATCTACATGTCGGGCGACGCGGTATGGATAGCCGGCGACCCCGCCCTGTTCGTCGACGGGTTCTCGGGCGCCACGCCGCTGGGGGTCGCGTACCTGGACGGCATGGCCGGCCTTGCCTCGATGCAACACGTCAGCTACGATTTATCGAGTCTCATCCTCGGCACCATTCCAGGGTCGATCGGCGAGACCTCGTTTATCGCCATTGGCATCGGAGCGGTGATCCTGCTCGTTACGGGCATCGCCAGCTGGCGGATCATGGCGAGCATGATGGCCGGAGCGTATGTGACGGCCGTCGTTTTTGCGGTGACGGGTATCGATCCGTTTCTGGGCGTACCGCCGCACTACCACCTGTTCATGGGCAGCCTGCTATTCGCGGCCGTTTTTATGGCTACGGACCCGGTGACGGCCGCCCAGACCACCCGAGGGAAGTTTATCTATGGCTTCTTGATCGGGATCTTCGGCATGATCATTCGCGTGCTTAACCCCGCCTACCCCGAAGGCTGGATGCTCGCGATTCTGCTGATGAATGTGTTTGCCCCGACCATCGACCACCTCGTCGTTCAGAGCAACATTAAACGGAGACTCAGCCGTGCACTCAAATAA
- the nqrF gene encoding NADH:ubiquinone reductase (Na(+)-transporting) subunit F, producing the protein MELLNILPVAIASLAAFVTVILVLVGLLILAKEKLMPSGDVKVIINGDEDHALTVQPGSSLLSVLAEKTIFLPSACGGGGTCAMCRCQVLEGGGDVLPTEMNHLSRKEAKENWRLACQVKVKQDMKIRVPDEIFGIKKWECTVVSNDNVATFIKEFVVQLPEGEKLHFESGGYIQIDVPPIEINFKDMIVQERFREDWDKFKLWDLKMKNDEPIFRAYSMANHPAEGNIIMLNIRIATPPFDRAKNGWMDVNPGICSSFVFSRNPGDKVTISGPYGEFFIKETKREMVYIGGGAGMAPLRSHVFHLFHTLKSDRTVSYWYGGRSTRELFYTEQFQEIEKQFPNFSYHIALSEPLPSDNWTGPVGFIHQVVLNEYLSKHPEPEEIEYYLCGPPLMLKAVMKMLEDLGVPDSNIAFDDFG; encoded by the coding sequence ATGGAACTCCTCAACATCCTCCCGGTCGCCATCGCCAGCCTCGCTGCGTTTGTCACCGTGATCCTGGTGCTGGTCGGCCTGTTGATCCTCGCCAAAGAAAAGTTGATGCCCTCCGGGGACGTCAAAGTCATCATCAATGGCGACGAAGACCACGCACTCACGGTCCAGCCAGGCTCCTCGCTCCTCTCGGTCCTGGCCGAGAAGACCATCTTCCTGCCCTCGGCGTGTGGCGGCGGCGGTACCTGCGCCATGTGCCGGTGCCAGGTGCTCGAAGGCGGCGGCGATGTGCTGCCGACCGAGATGAACCACCTGAGTCGCAAAGAGGCGAAGGAAAACTGGCGCCTCGCATGCCAGGTAAAGGTGAAGCAGGATATGAAGATCCGGGTGCCGGATGAGATCTTCGGCATCAAGAAGTGGGAATGCACGGTTGTCAGCAACGACAACGTAGCCACCTTCATCAAGGAGTTCGTCGTGCAGCTGCCCGAGGGCGAAAAGCTCCACTTTGAGTCCGGAGGCTACATCCAGATCGACGTCCCCCCCATCGAGATCAACTTCAAGGACATGATTGTCCAGGAGCGGTTTCGGGAAGACTGGGACAAGTTCAAGCTCTGGGACTTGAAGATGAAAAACGATGAGCCCATCTTCCGCGCCTACTCGATGGCCAACCATCCGGCGGAGGGCAACATCATCATGCTCAACATCCGTATCGCCACGCCGCCGTTCGACCGCGCGAAAAACGGGTGGATGGACGTCAATCCGGGCATCTGCTCGTCGTTCGTATTCTCCCGTAATCCGGGCGACAAGGTGACGATCTCTGGACCCTACGGCGAGTTCTTTATCAAGGAGACGAAGAGAGAAATGGTGTATATCGGCGGCGGCGCCGGCATGGCCCCGCTTCGCTCGCACGTGTTCCACCTGTTCCATACCCTCAAGTCCGACCGCACGGTGTCGTACTGGTACGGCGGCCGCTCCACGCGGGAGCTGTTTTATACGGAGCAATTCCAGGAGATCGAGAAGCAATTTCCGAACTTCTCCTACCACATCGCGCTGTCCGAGCCATTGCCGTCGGATAACTGGACTGGGCCCGTCGGCTTTATCCACCAGGTGGTGCTAAACGAGTACCTGAGTAAGCACCCGGAGCCGGAGGAGATCGAGTATTACCTGTGCGGCCCGCCACTGATGCTGAAGGCGGTCATGAAGATGCTCGAAGACCTTGGCGTCCCCGATAGCAACATCGCATTCGACGACTTCGGGTGA
- the nqrC gene encoding NADH:ubiquinone reductase (Na(+)-transporting) subunit C, with the protein MHSNKYTFLYALGVTAVVAVVLAIAAAGLRPLQDANEAQAKRIAILQSVIDVNPETAEADYKQYIEEVVVNAAGEIVPGAVAFDLDTKKESKKAPEERLLPLFIYKGEQRTNYIVPMQGNGLWGPISAFLALEEDLNTVYGVVFNHEKETPGLGAEINTNLFEDRYDGKQLFDESGDFQSISVLKGSGHNTSNRPHYVDGLSGATMTINGVTRMFANELKFYAPYFNKTRS; encoded by the coding sequence GTGCACTCAAATAAATACACGTTTCTTTATGCGCTGGGCGTTACGGCTGTCGTGGCCGTCGTCCTCGCCATAGCCGCCGCCGGCCTCCGCCCGCTCCAGGATGCGAACGAGGCCCAGGCCAAACGCATCGCGATCCTGCAGAGCGTGATCGATGTAAATCCGGAGACGGCGGAAGCCGACTACAAGCAATACATCGAGGAGGTGGTCGTAAATGCCGCCGGCGAGATCGTGCCGGGTGCGGTCGCGTTTGACCTCGACACCAAAAAGGAGTCAAAGAAAGCGCCCGAGGAGCGGTTGCTCCCGCTTTTCATCTATAAAGGCGAACAGCGGACAAACTACATCGTCCCAATGCAGGGCAACGGGCTCTGGGGGCCGATCAGTGCGTTCCTCGCGCTTGAGGAGGACCTGAATACAGTGTATGGCGTCGTGTTCAACCACGAGAAGGAGACGCCGGGCCTGGGCGCCGAGATCAACACCAACCTGTTCGAGGACCGGTACGACGGCAAGCAGCTGTTTGATGAAAGCGGCGACTTTCAGTCGATCTCCGTCCTGAAGGGCTCCGGCCACAACACATCGAACCGCCCCCATTACGTGGATGGCCTCTCAGGCGCCACGATGACGATCAATGGCGTAACGCGCATGTTCGCGAATGAACTGAAGTTCTACGCGCCTTATTTCAACAAAACCAGATCGTAA
- a CDS encoding FAD:protein FMN transferase has translation MRKQLILGSFLLSLALLSWLFWPTLPPAPPLIELTGRTMGTTYAIRYAGPAGRQARDQAGVDSVLLSVNQSLSTYIPTSTISRINASTDVGVPLPIDVHFRTVYLASTAVYQDTDGAFNPAVGPLVEAWGFGPERRQTMSQARVDSLRALVRFEAFQLTADSLHLTKSVAGAHLDFSAIAKGYGVDEVGRYLKASGIEAYFVEIGGEVVVRGAHPAGRPWRVGIDRPIEDAVERQLQAVIELERGGLATSGNYRNFYWLDGQKFAHTIDPATGYPARNSLLSVSILAADCMTADAYATAAMVMG, from the coding sequence ATGCGTAAACAGCTCATCCTGGGCTCCTTCCTGCTCTCCCTGGCTCTTCTAAGCTGGCTCTTCTGGCCGACCCTGCCTCCCGCTCCCCCTCTGATCGAACTCACCGGTCGCACGATGGGGACGACGTACGCCATCCGATACGCCGGCCCCGCCGGCCGGCAAGCCCGCGACCAGGCCGGCGTGGATTCGGTGTTGCTGTCCGTCAATCAGTCGCTTTCGACCTACATCCCCACTTCGACGATCTCCCGCATCAATGCCTCGACGGATGTTGGCGTCCCGCTTCCCATCGACGTGCATTTCAGGACCGTCTACCTCGCCTCAACGGCCGTCTACCAGGACACCGACGGCGCCTTTAATCCGGCCGTCGGGCCGCTCGTCGAGGCCTGGGGCTTCGGTCCGGAGCGCCGGCAGACCATGTCGCAAGCGCGCGTCGATTCGCTGCGCGCGCTGGTCCGTTTCGAGGCCTTCCAACTCACGGCCGACTCGCTCCATCTGACCAAGTCCGTCGCCGGCGCCCATCTCGATTTCAGCGCCATCGCCAAGGGATATGGCGTGGATGAGGTGGGGCGGTACTTGAAGGCTTCTGGCATCGAGGCCTATTTCGTGGAGATCGGAGGCGAAGTGGTCGTGCGGGGGGCACATCCGGCCGGCCGGCCCTGGCGCGTAGGGATCGACCGACCCATCGAGGATGCCGTGGAGCGCCAGTTGCAGGCGGTGATCGAACTGGAGCGCGGCGGACTCGCTACCTCGGGAAACTATCGCAACTTCTATTGGCTCGACGGTCAGAAATTCGCCCACACGATCGACCCTGCCACGGGGTACCCCGCGCGGAACAGCCTGCTGAGCGTGTCCATACTGGCCGCCGACTGCATGACGGCGGATGCCTATGCCACGGCCGCGATGGTGATGGGCG